The following coding sequences are from one Loxodonta africana isolate mLoxAfr1 chromosome 18, mLoxAfr1.hap2, whole genome shotgun sequence window:
- the HROB gene encoding homologous recombination OB-fold protein isoform X1 has product MACSLQKLFAVEEEFEDEDFLSAVEDAENQLAGSLPVNAGCLRPASSRPQATVQAQSSRWPPSHPAAPSETSGLPALGLRLPTSSMSRAVRGPRSTGTAPLRPVSTSNSWTGNQRRVTLPEALREPARPQSSAFCPLPTLETQQQVVGGPQGPEQDEFDDVLASMELEGPGTELELGVSSEATGILSPCQGEDLVLAKKARVAEPSGSCPKGSTLATHSRHDGLISVQGQPLDPVVNSKTPQCHLRPGAPGSLPIPTASTVRTQQGHWGVCTKGSSLQAPHPLQSARGSFQCSPQNRFSHQPPQSPGGCFGGKPRFPGTRTPNSGCSAPSRVLSGFCPRGLLEPHASVASIASPAHTPKGPCSYLVPQAALQTPVVTNHLVQLVTAANRTPQPPTRTTTQAKARRFPGPAGLLPHQHSGKNPEEIMVSTPQTPTHGALAKFRMEIVASSQASVEEDFGRGPWLTMKSSLGLDERDPTCFLCTYSIIMVLRKAALKQLPRNKVPNMAVMIKSLTRSTMDASVVFKDPTGEMQGTVHRVLLETRQNELKPGSVLLLKQIGVFSPSLRNHYLNVTPNNLVHIYSPDSGDGNFLKASQPFRKDLGSFHSSLQREVDAKSEEDLRTAQHPEARASPEEELSEADELDGLLSELPEDFFCGTSNWDCPKAGHPP; this is encoded by the exons ATG GCATGCAGTTTGCAGAAGCTGTTTGCTGTGGAAGAAGAGTTTGAAGATGAG GATTTCTTGTCCGCTGTAGAGGATGCAGAGAACCAGCTTGCTGGCTCACTGCCTGTGAATGCTGGGTGCCTGAGACCTGCATCTTCCAGGCCACAGGCCACAGTGCAGGCACAGTCCTCCAGGTGGCCGCCGTCACACCCCGCTGCTCCTTCTGAGACTTCTGGCCTGCCAGCCCTGGGACTCCGCCTCCCTACCTCCAGCATGTCCAGGGCCGTCAGGGGCCCCCGTTCCACAGGGACAGCCCCCCTAAGACCTGTCTCAACTTCCAACAGCTGGACTGGCAATCAGAGAAGAGTGACACTGCCTGAAGCACTCAGAGAGCCAGCAAGACCCCAGTCCTCAGCCTTCTGCCCCCTACCCACCTTGGAGACTCAGCAGCAGGTTGTTGGTGGCCCTCAGGGACCTGAGCAAGATGAATTTGATGACGTCCTGGCAAGCATGGAGCTGGAGGGGCCTGGCACGGAGCTAGAACTTGGAGTTAGCAGTGAGGCCACAGGAATCCTGTCCCCCTGTCAGGGAGAGGACCTGGTATTGGCCAAAAAGGCCCGGGTAGCTGAGCCGAGTGGATCTTGCCCAAAAGGGTCTACGCTTGCCACCCACAGTAGGCATGATGGCCTTATTTCAGTCCAGGGCCAGCCTCTAGATCCAGTTGTCAACAGCAAGACTCCACAGTGCCACTTGAGACCTGGTGCCCCTGGTAGCCTTCCTATCCCAACTGCTTCAACAGTCCGCACTCAACAAGGCCACTGGGGAGTCTGTACCAAAGGCTCCTCTCTTCAAGCACCCCACCCGCTCCAATCTGCTAGAGGTTCTTTTCAGTGCAGCCCTCAAAACCGTTTCTCCCACCAGCCACCCCAGTCTCCAGGTGGCTGTTTCGGTGGCAAACCTCGATTCCCTGGAACACGGACTCCCAACTCAggctgttctgctccctcaagggtccTCTCTGGATTCTGTCCACGGGGGCTCTTAGAGCCTCACGCTTCAGTGGCTTCTATAGCGTCTCCTGCTCACACCCCAAAGGGCCCGTGTTCCTACCTGGTTCCCCAGGCAGCTCTGCAGACGCCCGTAGTCACCAACCACCTGGTGCAACTAGTCACTGCTGCCAACCGGACACCCCAGCCGCCCACCCGCACCACCACCCAAGCCAAAGCCCGCCGCTTCCCCGGCCCCGCAGGGCTCCTGCCACACCAG CATAGCGGGAAAAATCCGGAGGAGATCATGGTTTCCACACCTcagactccgactcatggtgctCTGGCTAAATTCCGGATGGAG ATTGTTGCTAGTTCCCAGGCATCGGTAGAGGAGGATTTTGGGCGAGGGCCTTGGCTGACCATGAAATCTTCTCTGGGCCTGGATGAGAGAGACCCCACCTGCTTCCTCTGTACCTACAGCATCATCATGGTGCTGCGGAAG GCCGCCCTGAAGCAGCTGCCCAGGAACAAGGTCCCCAACATGGCGGTGATGATCAAGTCCCTGACCCGGAGCACGATGGACGCCAGCGTAGTTTTCAAGGACCCCACAG GGGAGATGCAGGGAACAGTGCACAGGGTGCTGCTGGAGACACGCCAGAATGAGCTGAAGCCAGGCTCAGTGCTGCTGCTGAAGCAG ATTGGAGTGTTTTCTCCTTCACTCCGGAATCACTACCTCAACGTGACGCCCAACAACTTGGTTCATATTTACAGCCCAGATTCTGGGGATGGGAACTTCCTCAAGGCATCTCAGCCCTTCCGCAAG GACCTAGGAAGCTTCCACAGCAGCCTCCAGCGTGAAGTGGATGCGAAGTCTGAGGAAGACCTCAGAACAGCACAGCACCCAGAGGCAAGGGCGTCCCCTGAGGAAGAACTCTCAGAAGCAG ATGAGCTGGATGGGCTCCTGAGCGAGCTCCCTGAGGACTTCTTCTGTGGTACCAGCAATTGGGACTGCCCCAAGGCAGGGCACCCGCCATGA
- the HROB gene encoding homologous recombination OB-fold protein isoform X3, with amino-acid sequence MSWTGNQRRVTLPEALREPARPQSSAFCPLPTLETQQQVVGGPQGPEQDEFDDVLASMELEGPGTELELGVSSEATGILSPCQGEDLVLAKKARVAEPSGSCPKGSTLATHSRHDGLISVQGQPLDPVVNSKTPQCHLRPGAPGSLPIPTASTVRTQQGHWGVCTKGSSLQAPHPLQSARGSFQCSPQNRFSHQPPQSPGGCFGGKPRFPGTRTPNSGCSAPSRVLSGFCPRGLLEPHASVASIASPAHTPKGPCSYLVPQAALQTPVVTNHLVQLVTAANRTPQPPTRTTTQAKARRFPGPAGLLPHQHSGKNPEEIMVSTPQTPTHGALAKFRMEIVASSQASVEEDFGRGPWLTMKSSLGLDERDPTCFLCTYSIIMVLRKAALKQLPRNKVPNMAVMIKSLTRSTMDASVVFKDPTGEMQGTVHRVLLETRQNELKPGSVLLLKQIGVFSPSLRNHYLNVTPNNLVHIYSPDSGDGNFLKASQPFRKDLGSFHSSLQREVDAKSEEDLRTAQHPEARASPEEELSEADELDGLLSELPEDFFCGTSNWDCPKAGHPP; translated from the exons ATGAG CTGGACTGGCAATCAGAGAAGAGTGACACTGCCTGAAGCACTCAGAGAGCCAGCAAGACCCCAGTCCTCAGCCTTCTGCCCCCTACCCACCTTGGAGACTCAGCAGCAGGTTGTTGGTGGCCCTCAGGGACCTGAGCAAGATGAATTTGATGACGTCCTGGCAAGCATGGAGCTGGAGGGGCCTGGCACGGAGCTAGAACTTGGAGTTAGCAGTGAGGCCACAGGAATCCTGTCCCCCTGTCAGGGAGAGGACCTGGTATTGGCCAAAAAGGCCCGGGTAGCTGAGCCGAGTGGATCTTGCCCAAAAGGGTCTACGCTTGCCACCCACAGTAGGCATGATGGCCTTATTTCAGTCCAGGGCCAGCCTCTAGATCCAGTTGTCAACAGCAAGACTCCACAGTGCCACTTGAGACCTGGTGCCCCTGGTAGCCTTCCTATCCCAACTGCTTCAACAGTCCGCACTCAACAAGGCCACTGGGGAGTCTGTACCAAAGGCTCCTCTCTTCAAGCACCCCACCCGCTCCAATCTGCTAGAGGTTCTTTTCAGTGCAGCCCTCAAAACCGTTTCTCCCACCAGCCACCCCAGTCTCCAGGTGGCTGTTTCGGTGGCAAACCTCGATTCCCTGGAACACGGACTCCCAACTCAggctgttctgctccctcaagggtccTCTCTGGATTCTGTCCACGGGGGCTCTTAGAGCCTCACGCTTCAGTGGCTTCTATAGCGTCTCCTGCTCACACCCCAAAGGGCCCGTGTTCCTACCTGGTTCCCCAGGCAGCTCTGCAGACGCCCGTAGTCACCAACCACCTGGTGCAACTAGTCACTGCTGCCAACCGGACACCCCAGCCGCCCACCCGCACCACCACCCAAGCCAAAGCCCGCCGCTTCCCCGGCCCCGCAGGGCTCCTGCCACACCAG CATAGCGGGAAAAATCCGGAGGAGATCATGGTTTCCACACCTcagactccgactcatggtgctCTGGCTAAATTCCGGATGGAG ATTGTTGCTAGTTCCCAGGCATCGGTAGAGGAGGATTTTGGGCGAGGGCCTTGGCTGACCATGAAATCTTCTCTGGGCCTGGATGAGAGAGACCCCACCTGCTTCCTCTGTACCTACAGCATCATCATGGTGCTGCGGAAG GCCGCCCTGAAGCAGCTGCCCAGGAACAAGGTCCCCAACATGGCGGTGATGATCAAGTCCCTGACCCGGAGCACGATGGACGCCAGCGTAGTTTTCAAGGACCCCACAG GGGAGATGCAGGGAACAGTGCACAGGGTGCTGCTGGAGACACGCCAGAATGAGCTGAAGCCAGGCTCAGTGCTGCTGCTGAAGCAG ATTGGAGTGTTTTCTCCTTCACTCCGGAATCACTACCTCAACGTGACGCCCAACAACTTGGTTCATATTTACAGCCCAGATTCTGGGGATGGGAACTTCCTCAAGGCATCTCAGCCCTTCCGCAAG GACCTAGGAAGCTTCCACAGCAGCCTCCAGCGTGAAGTGGATGCGAAGTCTGAGGAAGACCTCAGAACAGCACAGCACCCAGAGGCAAGGGCGTCCCCTGAGGAAGAACTCTCAGAAGCAG ATGAGCTGGATGGGCTCCTGAGCGAGCTCCCTGAGGACTTCTTCTGTGGTACCAGCAATTGGGACTGCCCCAAGGCAGGGCACCCGCCATGA
- the HROB gene encoding homologous recombination OB-fold protein isoform X2 → MAFLLQPQLLCFPFRHAVCRSCLLWKKSLKMSWTGNQRRVTLPEALREPARPQSSAFCPLPTLETQQQVVGGPQGPEQDEFDDVLASMELEGPGTELELGVSSEATGILSPCQGEDLVLAKKARVAEPSGSCPKGSTLATHSRHDGLISVQGQPLDPVVNSKTPQCHLRPGAPGSLPIPTASTVRTQQGHWGVCTKGSSLQAPHPLQSARGSFQCSPQNRFSHQPPQSPGGCFGGKPRFPGTRTPNSGCSAPSRVLSGFCPRGLLEPHASVASIASPAHTPKGPCSYLVPQAALQTPVVTNHLVQLVTAANRTPQPPTRTTTQAKARRFPGPAGLLPHQHSGKNPEEIMVSTPQTPTHGALAKFRMEIVASSQASVEEDFGRGPWLTMKSSLGLDERDPTCFLCTYSIIMVLRKAALKQLPRNKVPNMAVMIKSLTRSTMDASVVFKDPTGEMQGTVHRVLLETRQNELKPGSVLLLKQIGVFSPSLRNHYLNVTPNNLVHIYSPDSGDGNFLKASQPFRKDLGSFHSSLQREVDAKSEEDLRTAQHPEARASPEEELSEADELDGLLSELPEDFFCGTSNWDCPKAGHPP, encoded by the exons ATGGCATTTCTTCTTCAACCTCAAttgctttgttttcctttcagGCATGCAGTTTGCAGAAGCTGTTTGCTGTGGAAGAAGAGTTTGAAGATGAG CTGGACTGGCAATCAGAGAAGAGTGACACTGCCTGAAGCACTCAGAGAGCCAGCAAGACCCCAGTCCTCAGCCTTCTGCCCCCTACCCACCTTGGAGACTCAGCAGCAGGTTGTTGGTGGCCCTCAGGGACCTGAGCAAGATGAATTTGATGACGTCCTGGCAAGCATGGAGCTGGAGGGGCCTGGCACGGAGCTAGAACTTGGAGTTAGCAGTGAGGCCACAGGAATCCTGTCCCCCTGTCAGGGAGAGGACCTGGTATTGGCCAAAAAGGCCCGGGTAGCTGAGCCGAGTGGATCTTGCCCAAAAGGGTCTACGCTTGCCACCCACAGTAGGCATGATGGCCTTATTTCAGTCCAGGGCCAGCCTCTAGATCCAGTTGTCAACAGCAAGACTCCACAGTGCCACTTGAGACCTGGTGCCCCTGGTAGCCTTCCTATCCCAACTGCTTCAACAGTCCGCACTCAACAAGGCCACTGGGGAGTCTGTACCAAAGGCTCCTCTCTTCAAGCACCCCACCCGCTCCAATCTGCTAGAGGTTCTTTTCAGTGCAGCCCTCAAAACCGTTTCTCCCACCAGCCACCCCAGTCTCCAGGTGGCTGTTTCGGTGGCAAACCTCGATTCCCTGGAACACGGACTCCCAACTCAggctgttctgctccctcaagggtccTCTCTGGATTCTGTCCACGGGGGCTCTTAGAGCCTCACGCTTCAGTGGCTTCTATAGCGTCTCCTGCTCACACCCCAAAGGGCCCGTGTTCCTACCTGGTTCCCCAGGCAGCTCTGCAGACGCCCGTAGTCACCAACCACCTGGTGCAACTAGTCACTGCTGCCAACCGGACACCCCAGCCGCCCACCCGCACCACCACCCAAGCCAAAGCCCGCCGCTTCCCCGGCCCCGCAGGGCTCCTGCCACACCAG CATAGCGGGAAAAATCCGGAGGAGATCATGGTTTCCACACCTcagactccgactcatggtgctCTGGCTAAATTCCGGATGGAG ATTGTTGCTAGTTCCCAGGCATCGGTAGAGGAGGATTTTGGGCGAGGGCCTTGGCTGACCATGAAATCTTCTCTGGGCCTGGATGAGAGAGACCCCACCTGCTTCCTCTGTACCTACAGCATCATCATGGTGCTGCGGAAG GCCGCCCTGAAGCAGCTGCCCAGGAACAAGGTCCCCAACATGGCGGTGATGATCAAGTCCCTGACCCGGAGCACGATGGACGCCAGCGTAGTTTTCAAGGACCCCACAG GGGAGATGCAGGGAACAGTGCACAGGGTGCTGCTGGAGACACGCCAGAATGAGCTGAAGCCAGGCTCAGTGCTGCTGCTGAAGCAG ATTGGAGTGTTTTCTCCTTCACTCCGGAATCACTACCTCAACGTGACGCCCAACAACTTGGTTCATATTTACAGCCCAGATTCTGGGGATGGGAACTTCCTCAAGGCATCTCAGCCCTTCCGCAAG GACCTAGGAAGCTTCCACAGCAGCCTCCAGCGTGAAGTGGATGCGAAGTCTGAGGAAGACCTCAGAACAGCACAGCACCCAGAGGCAAGGGCGTCCCCTGAGGAAGAACTCTCAGAAGCAG ATGAGCTGGATGGGCTCCTGAGCGAGCTCCCTGAGGACTTCTTCTGTGGTACCAGCAATTGGGACTGCCCCAAGGCAGGGCACCCGCCATGA